In bacterium, the sequence TGTTGCAAGCGTTGCACGGTTTCTTCGTAGGGGGTGATTTCCGTCATTCCTTGTCGTAAAAATTCAACTATCGCCGGAAATTTTGTGATTGCCCGATCAATTGCCGGATTTGATCCGCTTGTATAGGCGCCAATGTTGATCAAATCTTCCGCTTCGCTATGGGTTGCCAAATGCGATACTACTTTCTTCGCAGCGGCATAATGCTCTTTTGACACTACATCCGGCATGACGCGCGAGATTGATTGCAGCGGATCGATTGCCGGATAACGATTCAACGAAGCGAATTTTCGTGATAGCCATAAATGCCCGTCAAGAATCGAACGGGCTGCATCGGCAATCGGTTCGGTTAAATCGTCGCCATCGACCAAAATTGTGTAAAGTCCGGTGATCGAACCGACATCGTTATTGCCTGCCCGCTCGAATAGTTTCGGTAACATTGCAAACACCGAAGGCGTATATCCTTTGGTGGTGGGCGGTTCGCCGATTGTCAATCCAACTTCGCGTTGCGCCATTGCCAATCGGGTTGCTGAGTCCATCATCAGAACGACGTCTTTTCCCTGATTCCGGAAATACTCGGCGATGGCAGTCGCGACTAACGACGCCTTTAATCGCACCAGCGCTGGTTGATCCGAGGTTGCTACAACCACTACACTGCGCTTCAATCCTTCTTCGCCCAGATCGCGTTCGATGAATTCACGAACTTCACGACCACGTTCGCCAACTAATCCAATAACGGCAACATCCGATTTTGCAAACTTCGCGATTTGTCCGAGCAATACCGATTTCCCAACACCTGAACCGGCAAAAATGCCCATCCGCTGACCTTTACCGATTGTCATAAGTGAATCGATTGCCCGCACTTGAGTGATAAACGGTTGCGAAATGCGCGTTCGGGTCAATGGATTTGGTGCAGATGCTTGCAGCGATTGCGTTTTGGTACAACGCAATGCTCCTTTGCCATCCATTGGTTTTCCTAAACCATCCAAAACCCGTCCTAACAATTCTTCTC encodes:
- a CDS encoding FliI/YscN family ATPase, giving the protein MGEASPVVHSGRVVQVVGLVIESQGPHATVGEACRIRTKLGWIPAEVVGFRSGRVLLMPLGEAAGIAPGAEVIALKHQWTVPVGEELLGRVLDGLGKPMDGKGALRCTKTQSLQASAPNPLTRTRISQPFITQVRAIDSLMTIGKGQRMGIFAGSGVGKSVLLGQIAKFAKSDVAVIGLVGERGREVREFIERDLGEEGLKRSVVVVATSDQPALVRLKASLVATAIAEYFRNQGKDVVLMMDSATRLAMAQREVGLTIGEPPTTKGYTPSVFAMLPKLFERAGNNDVGSITGLYTILVDGDDLTEPIADAARSILDGHLWLSRKFASLNRYPAIDPLQSISRVMPDVVSKEHYAAAKKVVSHLATHSEAEDLINIGAYTSGSNPAIDRAITKFPAIVEFLRQGMTEITPYEETVQRLQQLAA